ACAATTTTTTTGTATAAAAAGGAGTGATATAGTATACCACTCCTTTATTTAATTTAAGCTATTAAATCTATAAAGCTTAATTAGTCATTAAATTTACAGAATTCATCTCTTATATTTTTCATTTCTTCAACTATTTCATCTACTTCAAGAACCATTTCCATCATACCGATTTGGTCCTCATATACAGACTCATCAACTTCGCCTTTGAATTTATCTTCTACAGCGTGATATGCTCTAAGTCCAAGTTCTACTCCTGCAAGTGGTCCTGCAAAAGTTGGATCTCCTGCAGTTACTGTCTCAGCTGCTAGACCAGCAGCTTCAGCTTCAGCGGCACCTAAAAGAACAACAATGTTTTCAGCTCCATGCTTCTCAGTTAAATCCTTAACACGTTGTTGGTTCTCTAGATCCATCGCTCCTGCAGCAGTTCAGACAAAACACTCAGTAGATGAGAATACAACCTCTGCTCCAGTACCTTTTAGACACTCTTCCATAGCAGGACCAGGTATTCCATCTCTGTCACCAATTACGATGACTTTTTTTCCATCATAAAATCCCATGACTATACTTCCTCTCTTTTTTTGTATTTTTAAATTTATAATAATTTAAATTTATAACCTAATTATACGTATTTCTTAATCATTGCTTCTATATTTTCAGCTGTTGCATCATCCTTAGTTAACTCTTCAACTTTTTCTCCATCTTTATAGATAGCTATAGTAGGAAGTCCTAAAACTTTTTGCTTTATAGCAACTCTTCTAGCCTTTGAAGTATCAAGCTTAGCAAATTTTAATTGCTCGCCATATTTTTCTGATAACTCAACAACAGTCGGCATAAGAGCTTTACAAGGCTCGCAGCTTTCGCTCCAAAAGTCTACTAACATGCATCCTGTGCTATTTAAAACTTCTTCTTCAAATGTTTTTTTATCTAAAGCTAACACCCAAATCACTCCTTTTATCTATATGATTCTAGCAAACTAGCAATTTAACTCAAATTACTAGCCCGCTATATTATTAACCCAAAAGTTATATTTTAACCTTATAAACTGTTTGATCCTTAGCATCATCAGTTAAAGCCTCAAGTGCTACTCCAACTCTATGATGTCTTAACTTCCACTGTTCTTCTTTAGTTGTAGAAGGGTCTCCTAATGGATATGGTATTGAAATAGTTGGAACCATTTTGTTAGCTCCTACAGTCTTAGCAACTGGTATTAAGTTAGCCATTTGAACTATAGGGAATCCAGCTCTTTCAATTTCTTTAACTATCGTTGCACCGCAACGAGTACAAGTACCTCACGTAGAAGATAATACAACTGCATCTACGCCTTCTTTTTTGAAGTATTCAACCATTTCTTTACCCATTCTAGCAGCTTCTGCTTGAGTAGTTCCTGTTCCAACTGTTGTATAGAAGTATTCGTGAAGTTTTCCTATTACTCCTTGCTTTTCGTACTCTCTTAAAGAATCTATAGGAACTATAACATTAGGATCAGCATCAGCAGCAGCTGGGTCAAATCCTGCATGTATTGTTTTGAATACTCCACTTTCTAATCTATCCATTCCTTCTATACTGTATCTACCCCATCTAGTTGCAGAAGCAGATTGTATTCTGTCTGGATTGTCAACTGGAACTATACCACCAGTAGTTGCGTAAGCTATAGTAGCTGTTGATAAATCCTTTAAAGGAGCTGCAATTTCAACTCTATCTAATTTAGGAATAGGAAGCTCAGTTACGAACTCTTCTCCGTTTACTTTTTTAAGAAGCATTTCAACAACACGCTCAGAAGCTGGCTTTGCATCTTCTAACCAAGTTTGATGTCTGATTCCTCTTACGAAGTATCCTTCTTCTTCAGCTGTTCCTAATTTTTCTCCATTTAATATCTTATTTCCATAAGTAGCTATTTTCTTTATATCTTTTCTCATAGCTGCAGCACTTTTTCCGCCTGGGAAAATTACTACATCTTTCTTGAACATTTCAACTCCAGGGTTTTCTATATGCATAGAAGATATAACTGGAACATTGAATTTCTCTTTTACTATTTTAGCTATAACTCCACAAGCATTTCCATATCTACCAGCTTGGAATGCAGGTCCTGCAACAAATATATCAAATTCTTTATCTTCTAAGAATCCTAAAATCATTTTTACTGCTTCTTCTTCATTAGAACCCATGAAGTTGTCTCCACATATAATTGTATGAGTAACCTCTGCGTCTAACTGCTTATTAAGTTCCATAGCAGGTCCTACTAAGCCCTCTCTAAGTTCAGGAACAAAATCAGCCTTATCTTCTCCACCAACTTGTCCGAAAAATTGGTTTACATAAAGTATTGCTTTTTTCATCTTAGTGCACCTCCCTAATATTCTTTCATTGTCTTTGGAGACCATCCTGTAACTTGATCACCACAGAACATTGAGTTATTTTCCATTATTATAGATCCATCTTCCTTAACAGATGATCCTAATACTTCATCATCTGCCCATCCACCAGATAATCCATCTCTTGCTAAAGCTTCAAGCTCTCCAATTACAGTCTCCATAGGTGGAAGTTTTATTAATTCTGATACATTACCGCAAGATACGATAGCATTAGCTTTTTCATCTAATGTAACTAATGGTTGAGAGTTTCCATCTCTACCAGTACACTCATTTGTAAGTCCAACAGTCTTGATTCCTTCATTTTCAAGTGCTACTACACAAGCTATGAAGTCAGCATCTGGATTTCCATATCCTTCTTCAGCAACTATAGCAGCATCTGCTCCTAAAGATTTTGCCATTTGAGATACGAATATTGCAGAACGCTCTTTTTGATCAAGTGCAACGTTTAAGTTAGAAGTTATAACTCCTAAGAAGTTTACTGTTTTTCCATGTTCTTTGTATAATCTCTTTATAGCAGAGAAGTTTTGGAAGTCATATGTAGACCACTTAGAAGAACAAGGCATAAAGCTTCCTGATATTATAGCTCCATCTAATATTTCATTAGGATTCATGAATGTCGGTACATAATGATTCATATCCCATCCATATACTAAGTCATTGTATCCCATTTCTTCCATTTGTGATTGACACTGAATTACGAACACAACACTTGGTAAATCATTTACTTCTTTTGATCT
The window above is part of the Tepidibacter aestuarii genome. Proteins encoded here:
- the grdA gene encoding glycine/sarcosine/betaine reductase complex selenoprotein A; this translates as MGFYDGKKVIVIGDRDGIPGPAMEECLKGTGAEVVFSSTECFVUTAAGAMDLENQQRVKDLTEKHGAENIVVLLGAAEAEAAGLAAETVTAGDPTFAGPLAGVELGLRAYHAVEDKFKGEVDESVYEDQIGMMEMVLEVDEIVEEMKNIRDEFCKFND
- the trxA gene encoding thioredoxin TrxA, translated to MLALDKKTFEEEVLNSTGCMLVDFWSESCEPCKALMPTVVELSEKYGEQLKFAKLDTSKARRVAIKQKVLGLPTIAIYKDGEKVEELTKDDATAENIEAMIKKYV
- the grdH gene encoding betaine reductase selenoprotein B: MKKAILYVNQFFGQVGGEDKADFVPELREGLVGPAMELNKQLDAEVTHTIICGDNFMGSNEEEAVKMILGFLEDKEFDIFVAGPAFQAGRYGNACGVIAKIVKEKFNVPVISSMHIENPGVEMFKKDVVIFPGGKSAAAMRKDIKKIATYGNKILNGEKLGTAEEEGYFVRGIRHQTWLEDAKPASERVVEMLLKKVNGEEFVTELPIPKLDRVEIAAPLKDLSTATIAYATTGGIVPVDNPDRIQSASATRWGRYSIEGMDRLESGVFKTIHAGFDPAAADADPNVIVPIDSLREYEKQGVIGKLHEYFYTTVGTGTTQAEAARMGKEMVEYFKKEGVDAVVLSSTUGTCTRCGATIVKEIERAGFPIVQMANLIPVAKTVGANKMVPTISIPYPLGDPSTTKEEQWKLRHHRVGVALEALTDDAKDQTVYKVKI
- a CDS encoding glycine/sarcosine/betaine reductase component B subunit; amino-acid sequence: MKLEIGNFHVKDIVFGDKTFYKDGILTINKEEALAFVKEDEHITDADLKIVKPGENVRLVPVKEAIEPRVKLNGDPLFPGVTGDLVKAGNGKTHALKGCSVLVVGKHWGGFQDGLIDMSGEGAKYTYFSQLKNIVLVADTDEDFEKREQQKKNKALRWAGMRLAEYIGNAVKELEPEEVETYELEPVTKRSKEVNDLPSVVFVIQCQSQMEEMGYNDLVYGWDMNHYVPTFMNPNEILDGAIISGSFMPCSSKWSTYDFQNFSAIKRLYKEHGKTVNFLGVITSNLNVALDQKERSAIFVSQMAKSLGADAAIVAEEGYGNPDADFIACVVALENEGIKTVGLTNECTGRDGNSQPLVTLDEKANAIVSCGNVSELIKLPPMETVIGELEALARDGLSGGWADDEVLGSSVKEDGSIIMENNSMFCGDQVTGWSPKTMKEY